A part of Puntigrus tetrazona isolate hp1 chromosome 21, ASM1883169v1, whole genome shotgun sequence genomic DNA contains:
- the zcchc10 gene encoding zinc finger CCHC domain-containing protein 10 yields MATPMHRLIARRQAEANKQHVRCQKCLEYGHWSYECTGKRKYLYRPSRTAELKKRLKDKENNPSDDLGAGLIPRSEKKTKKKRSSSSSSSSSSGSSSSSNDSSSDSSDSSSSSSSSEDSSSDSDDTSSPSSSSSSSSSSSDSDSESSSSSDQGPPKKRKKKK; encoded by the exons ATGGCGACTCCCATGCACAGATTGATCGCTCGAAGACAAGC GGAGGCGAATAAACAACACGTTCGCTGTCAGAAATGTCTGGAATATGGACACTGGTCCTACGAGTGCACTGGGAAAAGAAAGTACCTTTATAGACCTTCCAGGACAGCTGAGTTGAAAAAGAGACTAAAAGACAAGGAAAACAATCCTTCAGATGATTTGGG agCTGGACTAATACCACGCAGTGAGAagaaaaccaagaaaaaaag gtcctcctccagctccagcagcagcagtagcGGTTCGTCCAGCTCCTCCAATGACTCCTCCTCGGACAGCAGCGACTCCTCGAGCTCCTCGTCCTCGTCTGAAGACAGTAGCAGCGACAGCGACGACACCTCCAgcccttcctcctcctcctcctcgtcttcCTCCAGTTCCGACTCTGATTCGGAGTCCTCGAGCAGTTCCGATCAGGGCCctccaaagaagagaaaaaagaagaaatga